One window of Nocardioides dongkuii genomic DNA carries:
- a CDS encoding DUF721 domain-containing protein, with amino-acid sequence MSEDEETPEAEAAAPADPDRRDDGLDLAKALTRATAGSLPTARRRSRKPPPRTSGGRVSGSHPDDRDPQLLESTLGRLVGDHGWELDLRVHGVFGRWAELVGDEVAAHCTPESFADGKLVVRTDSTAWATQLRLLAPTVVRRLNEQLGHGTVALLEVLGPNLPSWKKGLRSVRDGRGPRDTYG; translated from the coding sequence GTGAGTGAGGACGAGGAGACCCCGGAGGCCGAGGCTGCCGCGCCGGCCGACCCCGACCGCCGCGACGACGGTCTCGACCTGGCCAAGGCGCTGACCCGCGCGACCGCGGGGTCGCTGCCCACCGCGCGCCGGCGCTCCCGCAAGCCGCCGCCGCGTACGTCGGGGGGCCGGGTCAGCGGGTCGCACCCCGATGACCGTGACCCGCAGCTGCTCGAGTCCACGCTCGGCCGGCTCGTGGGCGACCACGGCTGGGAGCTCGACCTGCGCGTGCACGGCGTCTTCGGCCGCTGGGCCGAGCTGGTCGGCGACGAGGTCGCGGCGCACTGCACGCCGGAGTCCTTCGCCGACGGCAAGCTCGTCGTGCGCACCGACTCCACCGCCTGGGCGACCCAGCTGCGGCTGCTCGCCCCGACCGTCGTCCGCCGGCTCAACGAGCAGCTGGGGCACGGCACCGTCGCGCTCCTGGAGGTGCTCGGCCCGAACCTGCCGTCGTGGAAGAAGGGCCTCCG
- a CDS encoding organic hydroperoxide resistance protein, which translates to MTSLYTASAAATGDGRNGHVQSTDGVLDLDVRVPKEMGGSGGATNPEQLFAAGYAACFHSALRLVAGQAKADTTDSEVVADVSVNPTETGGFQLSVQLEVSLPAVDAETAQKLVEQAHQVCPYSNATRGNIEVTLSVA; encoded by the coding sequence ATGACCTCCCTCTACACCGCCTCCGCCGCCGCCACGGGCGACGGCCGCAACGGCCACGTCCAGTCCACCGACGGCGTCCTCGACCTCGACGTCCGCGTCCCGAAGGAGATGGGCGGCTCCGGGGGCGCCACGAACCCCGAGCAGCTCTTCGCCGCGGGGTACGCCGCGTGCTTCCACTCCGCCCTGCGCCTGGTCGCCGGCCAGGCGAAGGCCGACACCACCGACTCCGAGGTGGTCGCCGACGTCTCGGTCAACCCCACCGAGACCGGGGGGTTCCAGCTCTCCGTCCAGCTCGAGGTCTCGCTGCCCGCCGTCGACGCCGAGACCGCCCAGAAGCTGGTCGAGCAGGCGCACCAGGTCTGCCCGTACTCGAACGCCACCCGCGGCAACATCGAGGTCACCCTCAGCGTCGCCTGA
- the dnaN gene encoding DNA polymerase III subunit beta, whose product MKFRVERDVLADAVAWAARSLPVRPSVPVLAGLLIEAGEEGLVLSTFDYETSARATLAADVSDDGRALVSGRLLADICRSLPAKPVEMVLDGSRVSLTCGSARFSLQTMPVDDYPTLPEMPAATGTVQSDVFAHAVAQAVTAAGRDDMLPVLTGVRIEIDGSTISLLATDRFRLSHRELGWDPRSPDESVAALVPAKVLGDTAKSLTAGSEVTIALAAGGSGEGIIGFEGAAAGGLRRTTTRLLDGEFPKVRSLFPSEHLTVAKVEKAALVESVKRVALVAERNTAVQLSFSDGVLTLDAGSGDEAQASESIEATIEGEDITTGFNPQFLLDGLTAIDEPVVELAFTQASKPVVISGSVGDAGGDPGFRYLLMPRRLLS is encoded by the coding sequence GTGAAGTTCCGCGTCGAGCGCGACGTCCTCGCTGATGCCGTCGCCTGGGCTGCGCGCAGCCTCCCGGTCCGACCCAGCGTCCCTGTCCTGGCTGGCCTGCTGATCGAGGCGGGCGAGGAGGGTCTGGTGCTCTCCACCTTCGACTACGAGACCTCCGCCCGCGCCACCCTCGCGGCCGACGTCAGCGACGACGGCCGCGCGCTGGTCAGCGGCCGGCTGCTCGCCGACATCTGCCGCAGCCTCCCGGCGAAGCCGGTCGAGATGGTCCTCGACGGCAGCCGCGTCTCGCTGACCTGCGGCTCCGCCCGGTTCAGCCTCCAGACCATGCCGGTCGACGACTACCCGACGCTGCCCGAGATGCCGGCCGCGACCGGCACCGTGCAGAGCGACGTGTTCGCGCACGCGGTGGCCCAGGCGGTCACCGCCGCGGGGCGCGACGACATGCTCCCCGTGCTCACCGGCGTCCGGATCGAGATCGACGGCTCCACGATCTCGCTGCTGGCCACCGACCGGTTCCGGCTCTCCCACCGCGAGCTCGGCTGGGACCCGCGCAGCCCCGACGAGTCGGTGGCCGCGCTGGTGCCGGCCAAGGTGCTCGGCGACACGGCCAAGTCCCTCACCGCCGGCTCCGAGGTGACCATCGCGCTCGCCGCGGGCGGCAGCGGCGAGGGCATCATCGGCTTCGAGGGCGCGGCGGCCGGCGGCCTGCGGCGTACGACGACCCGGCTGCTCGACGGCGAGTTCCCCAAGGTCCGCAGCCTGTTCCCCTCCGAGCACCTGACCGTCGCCAAGGTCGAGAAGGCAGCGCTGGTCGAGTCGGTCAAGCGCGTCGCGCTGGTCGCGGAGCGCAACACCGCGGTCCAGCTGTCGTTCAGCGACGGCGTCCTGACCCTGGACGCGGGCTCCGGCGACGAGGCCCAGGCCTCGGAGTCGATCGAGGCCACCATCGAGGGCGAGGACATCACCACCGGCTTCAACCCGCAGTTCCTGCTCGACGGGCTGACCGCGATCGACGAGCCCGTCGTCGAGCTCGCCTTCACCCAGGCGTCCAAGCCCGTGGTGATCAGCGGCTCGGTCGGCGACGCCGGCGGGGACCCGGGGTTCCGCTACCTGCTGATGCCGCGGCGCCTCCTCTCCTGA
- the recF gene encoding DNA replication/repair protein RecF (All proteins in this family for which functions are known are DNA-binding proteins that assist the filamentation of RecA onto DNA for the initiation of recombination or recombinational repair.) gives MHVSHLSLHDFRSYASAEVPLEPGVTAFIGRNGQGKTNLVEAIDYLSRLSSHRVATDAPLVRAGADQAVVRAAVVRDGRTAVLEVELNPGRANRARVNKTPLPRARELVGLVRTVVFSPEDLTLVKGDPSDRRRFLDDLLVLRVPRLSGTRADYDRVLRQRNSLLKTAGAARRGSSSQEGALSTLGVWDDHLARTGAELLAARLALVEELRPYVGKAYETVARGASRDDAEIEYRPSFDLGGVTDQETLTALLLAEVERRRRDELDRGVSLVGPHRDDLLLTLGHGPGESTLPVKGYASHGESWSFALALRLASYDLLRADGDDPILILDDVFAELDTERRAQLADLVAGAEQVLVTAAVGADVPEALAGVRYLVAGGEVTRE, from the coding sequence GTGCACGTCTCGCACCTGTCCCTGCACGACTTCCGGTCCTACGCCTCGGCGGAGGTCCCGCTGGAGCCGGGCGTCACGGCGTTCATCGGGCGCAACGGCCAGGGCAAGACCAACCTCGTCGAGGCGATCGACTACCTCTCCCGGCTCTCCTCGCACCGGGTGGCCACCGACGCCCCGCTCGTCCGGGCCGGCGCCGACCAGGCGGTGGTGCGCGCCGCGGTGGTCCGCGACGGTCGTACGGCGGTGCTCGAGGTCGAGCTGAACCCCGGCCGCGCCAACCGGGCCCGGGTCAACAAGACCCCGCTCCCGCGGGCGCGCGAGCTGGTCGGCCTGGTCCGCACGGTGGTCTTCTCGCCCGAGGACCTCACCCTGGTCAAGGGCGACCCGTCGGACCGGCGCCGGTTCCTCGACGACCTGCTGGTGCTGCGCGTCCCGCGGCTCTCCGGCACCCGCGCCGACTACGACCGGGTGCTGCGGCAGCGAAACTCGCTGCTGAAGACGGCCGGCGCGGCCCGCCGGGGGAGCTCCTCCCAGGAGGGTGCGCTCTCGACCCTCGGGGTGTGGGACGACCACCTCGCCCGCACCGGCGCCGAGCTGCTCGCCGCCAGGCTCGCGCTGGTCGAGGAGCTGCGCCCGTACGTCGGCAAGGCCTACGAGACCGTCGCCCGCGGGGCCAGCCGCGACGACGCCGAGATCGAGTACCGCCCGTCGTTCGACCTCGGCGGCGTCACCGACCAGGAGACGCTCACCGCGCTGCTGCTGGCGGAGGTGGAGCGCCGCCGCCGCGACGAGCTCGACCGCGGCGTCTCGCTGGTCGGCCCGCACCGCGACGACCTGCTGCTCACGCTCGGGCACGGCCCGGGCGAGTCCACCCTCCCGGTGAAGGGGTACGCCTCGCACGGCGAGTCCTGGTCCTTCGCGCTCGCGCTGCGGCTGGCGTCGTACGACCTGCTCCGCGCCGACGGCGACGACCCGATCCTGATCCTCGACGACGTCTTCGCCGAGCTCGACACCGAGCGGCGGGCCCAGCTCGCCGACCTGGTCGCCGGCGCCGAGCAGGTGCTGGTCACGGCCGCGGTCGGCGCCGACGTCCCCGAGGCGCTGGCGGGGGTGCGGTACCTCGTCGCCGGCGGCGAGGTCACCCGTGAGTGA
- the dnaA gene encoding chromosomal replication initiator protein DnaA — protein MKDTGTVDQDPSGRPDAPGVDLETAWHGVVNDLLPNQRAWLRASEPVTLHGNTAIIAVPNEFTRSQLEGRLRGQLEDALTISFGREIRIAVTVNPVLEDVETPPTPEVHASPTSGHVDMSTQMRPVEPAPGPPSLSSADESLDPAHTGPTKPAALETRLNPKYTFETFVIGSSNRFPHAAAVAVAEAPGKAYNPLLVYGDSGLGKTHLLHAIGHYVRSLYTGAKVRYVSSEEFTNEFINAIRDDRQDRFKRRYRDVDVLLIDDIQFLEGKTQTQEEFFHTFNTLHNANKQIVLTSDRPPKRLEALEDRLRNRFEWGLITDVQPPDLETRIAILRKKAAMDRLTAPPDVLEFIASKIQTNIRELEGALIRVTAFANLNRQEVDMTLAEIVLKDLIPEGGEPEITAALIIAQTAAYFGLSIEELTGPSRGRHLVMARQIAMYLCRELTALSLPKIGAQFGNRDHTTVMYADRKINQLLAERRAVFNQVSELTNRVKMQARQS, from the coding sequence ATGAAGGACACGGGAACCGTGGACCAGGACCCCTCCGGACGCCCCGACGCCCCGGGCGTCGACCTCGAGACGGCGTGGCACGGCGTCGTCAACGACCTGCTGCCCAACCAGCGCGCCTGGCTGCGCGCCAGCGAGCCGGTGACGCTGCACGGCAACACCGCGATCATCGCGGTGCCCAACGAGTTCACCCGCAGCCAGCTCGAGGGCCGGCTCCGCGGGCAGCTCGAGGACGCGCTCACCATCTCGTTCGGTCGCGAGATCCGGATCGCCGTGACCGTCAACCCGGTCCTCGAGGACGTCGAGACGCCGCCGACGCCCGAGGTGCACGCTTCGCCGACAAGTGGACATGTCGACATGTCGACGCAGATGCGTCCGGTGGAGCCCGCCCCCGGCCCGCCCTCGCTGTCCTCGGCCGACGAGTCGCTCGACCCGGCGCACACCGGCCCCACCAAGCCCGCGGCGCTCGAGACCCGGCTCAACCCCAAGTACACCTTCGAGACCTTCGTCATCGGCTCGTCCAACCGGTTCCCGCACGCCGCGGCGGTGGCGGTCGCCGAGGCGCCGGGCAAGGCGTACAACCCGCTGCTGGTCTACGGCGACTCCGGCCTGGGCAAGACGCACCTGCTGCACGCGATCGGCCACTACGTGCGCAGCCTCTACACCGGGGCGAAGGTGCGCTACGTCTCCAGCGAGGAGTTCACCAACGAGTTCATCAACGCGATCCGCGACGACCGGCAGGACCGCTTCAAGCGGCGCTACCGCGACGTGGACGTGCTGCTGATCGACGACATCCAGTTCCTGGAGGGCAAGACCCAGACCCAGGAGGAGTTCTTCCACACCTTCAACACCCTCCACAACGCCAACAAGCAGATCGTGCTGACCTCCGACCGGCCGCCCAAGCGCCTCGAGGCGCTCGAGGACCGGCTGCGCAACCGCTTCGAGTGGGGGTTGATCACCGACGTCCAGCCGCCCGACCTCGAGACCCGGATCGCGATCCTGCGGAAGAAGGCGGCGATGGACCGGCTCACCGCGCCCCCGGACGTGCTGGAGTTCATCGCCTCGAAGATCCAGACCAACATCCGCGAGCTCGAGGGCGCGCTGATCCGGGTCACGGCCTTCGCCAACCTCAACCGCCAGGAGGTCGACATGACCCTGGCCGAGATCGTGCTCAAGGACCTGATCCCCGAGGGTGGCGAGCCGGAGATCACCGCGGCGCTGATCATCGCGCAGACCGCGGCGTACTTCGGGCTCTCCATCGAGGAGCTCACCGGGCCCAGCCGCGGCCGGCACCTGGTGATGGCCCGGCAGATCGCGATGTACCTGTGCCGCGAGCTCACCGCCCTCTCGCTGCCCAAGATCGGCGCGCAGTTCGGCAACCGCGACCACACGACGGTGATGTACGCCGACCGCAAGATCAACCAGCTGCTCGCCGAGCGGCGGGCCGTGTTCAACCAGGTCAGCGAGCTCACCAACCGCGTCAAGATGCAGGCCCGGCAGTCCTGA
- the gnd gene encoding phosphogluconate dehydrogenase (NAD(+)-dependent, decarboxylating): MDIGLVGLGKMGGNMRERLRRAGHTVVGYDRNQDVSDATSLADMVEQLPSPKVVWVMVPAGDATRATVAELAELLGEGDVVVDGGNSRWTDDLEHAEQLAKLGIGFVDCGVSGGVWGLENGYALMYGGEQEHVEKVQPFFDALKPEGEFGSVHAGSVGAGHFSKMVHNGIEYAIMQSYAEGWELLQKVPMVDNVTEVFRSWREGTVIRSWLLDLLVAALDEQPGLEGIRGYAEDSGEGRWTVEAGIEHAVATPAITAALYARFVSRQDDSPAMKAVAAMRNQFGGHAMQTAAPKGGDADSDGGGMPDQTGSARQAGSGDDVEPAES; this comes from the coding sequence GTGGACATCGGACTCGTCGGACTCGGCAAGATGGGCGGCAACATGCGCGAGCGCCTGCGCCGCGCGGGCCACACCGTCGTGGGCTACGACCGCAACCAGGACGTCAGCGACGCCACCTCGCTCGCCGACATGGTCGAGCAGCTGCCCTCGCCGAAGGTGGTCTGGGTGATGGTGCCCGCGGGCGACGCCACCCGGGCGACGGTCGCCGAGCTCGCGGAGCTCCTCGGCGAGGGTGACGTCGTGGTCGACGGCGGCAACTCGCGCTGGACCGACGACCTCGAGCACGCTGAGCAGCTCGCCAAGCTCGGCATCGGGTTCGTCGACTGCGGCGTCTCCGGCGGCGTCTGGGGCCTGGAGAACGGCTACGCCCTGATGTACGGCGGCGAGCAGGAGCACGTCGAGAAGGTCCAGCCGTTCTTCGACGCGCTCAAGCCCGAGGGTGAGTTCGGGTCGGTGCACGCCGGCTCGGTGGGCGCCGGGCACTTCTCCAAGATGGTCCACAACGGCATCGAGTACGCGATCATGCAGTCCTACGCCGAGGGCTGGGAGCTGCTCCAGAAGGTCCCGATGGTCGACAACGTGACTGAGGTCTTCCGGTCCTGGCGCGAGGGCACCGTCATCCGGTCCTGGCTGCTCGACCTGCTGGTCGCCGCGCTCGACGAGCAGCCCGGGCTCGAGGGCATCCGCGGCTACGCCGAGGACTCCGGCGAGGGCCGCTGGACCGTCGAGGCCGGCATCGAGCACGCGGTCGCGACCCCGGCGATCACCGCGGCGCTCTACGCCCGGTTCGTCTCCCGCCAGGACGACTCGCCGGCGATGAAGGCGGTCGCGGCGATGCGCAACCAGTTCGGCGGGCACGCCATGCAGACGGCGGCGCCCAAGGGCGGCGACGCCGACTCCGACGGCGGGGGCATGCCCGACCAGACCGGCTCCGCGCGGCAGGCGGGCTCCGGCGACGACGTCGAGCCCGCGGAGAGCTAG